A genomic window from Ciona intestinalis chromosome 8, KH, whole genome shotgun sequence includes:
- the LOC100177977 gene encoding cullin-associated NEDD8-dissociated protein 1, which translates to MANVSYHISSLLDKMNSHDKDYRFMATNDLMTELQKDSIKLDDDSERKVVKMLLKLLEDKNGEVQNLAVRCLGPLVGKVKDYQIDTIVDTLCTNMLSEKEQLRDISSIGLKTVITELPQSNTNEIGRICKQITNRLTEAVSKQKDVSVQLEALDILGDLLSRHGALLASYHSQIKDALMPLLKSARMAVRKRSNTAIGHLVITCNNQIFGELVGHLVSELKSSESKIRDVEAVTRMRRTYVQCICSITRQAGHRVGKYLQDIMPLVTMFCELEEADDELREHSIQAFELFVRRCPMEVTAYLSSIINMCLKYITYDPNYNYDEDDDVIDDDVMGDDDEEDDDYSDDEDMSWKVRRASAKCLEAVMSTRPELLMDLYQTVSLPLVARFKEREESVRADIFTAFIALVKHTRNVSTAGVGVGVSVANGNEQEMETDTPTSLLLAQVPTIVKSIHKHLLEKSTKTRHCCFSLLTQLVLTIPGCLAHHIGALMPGIEHSLSQNRNNSSNMKIDTLNFIHVLLTNHEPSMILPFVKSLSPLIVVCVKDPFYKITSDALLVMQDLVKVVCDESVTFDVDPLIQTLYLATLHRLKTSDIDQEVKERAITCMGQIMSSAGQRLESEVPNTLELFLDRLRNEITRLTTVKSIHMVAVSRRVSLSPILPRAMPVLANFLRKNQRSLKISTLRCLESIFTNFADDISNEMMGSVIEEIPHLINDADLHITQLCMQLLVLMLQLPISSNVKQGLLVETLPNIYQIIKSPLLQGAALNAVLDFFRILITISERQKEIGDPPLVAFRDVLRSLIEPIYPQKSSSSKPRLSSSPQGQTTSLHKQAFHSTAKCIATLVVASPGECELIVRQFMLDVENQKSTDSIRMFVLLSLGEIGQRVNLVSFPELERVVIGAFAATNEEVKSAASFSLGRICIGNLQHYLPGMLKQIQMQSKSQYLLLHSLKETITFSTQEALEEFMENIWELLVRFAESPEEGTRNVVAECLGRLTLIHPDHLLPKLKGFLSSESPKVRSTVVSAVKVTITDQPRPIDPLLKACFGDFLVLLEDPDINVRRVTLTLLNSAAHNKSALIKDLLPETLPKLYGETRIRKELIREVLMGPFRHTVDDGLDVRKAAFECMYTLLESSVTQLDIFQFLTYVENGLKDSYDIKMLTFLMLVRLANLCPTAVLQHVDKLVEPLRATCSVKVKADSVKQEFEKQDELKRSALRAVNALLTIPEADKSPAMSEFLAQVRSSSDLSAMFESVQNDSSSATSMVTLEAMDTS; encoded by the exons ATGGCTAACGTATCGTACCACATCTCAAGTCTGTTGGATAAAATGAACTCCCATGACAAGGATTACCG TTTCATGGCAACGAATGATTTAATGACGGAGTTACAAAAAGATTCGATTAAACTTGATGATGATAGTGAGAGGAAAGTTGTGAAAATGTTGCTCAAATTACTCGAGGATAAAAATGGGGAAGTTCAAAATCTTGCTGTGAGATG CTTGGGCCCTCTGGTTGGTAAAGTGAAGGATTATCAAATAGACACGATTGTTGATACTCTCTGTACTAATATGCTGTCGGAAAAAGAACAACTCAGAGACATTTCAAG cATTGGTTTAAAGACAGTGATTACTGAGCTCCCACAGTCAAATACGAATGAAATTGGTCGGATTTGCAAACAGATCACAAACCGATTGACAGAAGctgtttcaaaacaaaaagatGTCTCAGTTCAGTTGGAAGCTTTGGATATATTag GAGATTTGCTAAGCAGGCACGGAGCATTACTTGCAAGTTACCACTCACAAATCAAAGATGCGTTGATGCCTCTGCTCAAAAGTGCAAGAATGGCAGTTCGAAAACGAAGCAACACAGCTATTGGTCATCTC GTCATCACCTGCAATAACCAAATCTTTGGCGAGCTAGTAGGACACCTAGTGTCAGAGCTAAAATCATCTGAGAGCAAGATCCGGGATGTGGAAGCTGTGACAAGGATGAGAAGAACATACGTTCAATGTATTTGCTCCATCACACGACAAGCTGGACACAGAGTAGGAAAGTACTTACAAGATATCATGCCATTGGTCACCATGTTTTGTGAACTGGAAGAG gcTGATGATGAATTGCGTGAACACAGTATACAAGCATTTGAACTATTTGTTAGAAGATGTCCAATGGAGGTGACAGCCTATCTCAGCTCTATTATCAACATGTGTCTCAA atACATCACATATGATCCCAACTACAACTATGATGaggatgatgatgtcatcgatgatgatgtcatgggAGATGATGATGAAGAAGACGATGATTATTCTGATGATGAGGACATGAGTTGGAAG GTTCGACGAGCATCTGCCAAATGTCTTGAAGCTGTCATGTCCACAAGACCTGAGTTATTAATGGATTTATATCAAACAGTCTCCCTTCCTCTTGTTGCTAGATTTAAG GAGAGGGAGGAAAGTGTTCGTGCTGATATTTTTACTGCGTTTATTGCGTTGGTCAAACACACAAGGAATGTTTCAACTGCAGGGGTCGGTGTTGGGGTTTCAGTTGCTAACGGCAACGAGCAAGAGATGGAAACTGACACCCCCACTTCCCTTCTACTTGCTCAAGTGCCAACTATTGTTAAAT CCATCCACAAGCATCTGTTAGAAAAGAGCACGAAGACACGTCACTGTTGCTTCTCGCTTCTCACGCAACTCGTACTCACGATCCCGGGATGTCTCGCTCATCACATCGGAGCTCTCATGCCAGGAATCGAACACAGCTTGTCACAGAATCGTAACAACTCCTCCAACATGAAGATTGATACGCTCAACTTTATTCATGTTCTTCTTACCAACCATGAGCCTTCG ATGATCCTTCCATTTGTGAAGTCACTCTCCCCACTTATTGTGGTTTGTGTGAAAGATCCTTTCTATAAAATTACTTCAGATGCTTTGCTTGTAATGCAGGACCTGGTCAAG GTAGTATGCGATGAATCCGTCACGTTTGATGTCGACCCCCTCATCCAAACTCTCTACCTTGCTACTTTACATCGATTAAAAACTTCCGACATTGATCAAGAAGTGAAGGAAAGAGCAATAACTTGCATGGGACAAATCATGTCCTCTGCTGGGCAAAG acTTGAATCTGAAGTCCCGAACACACTCGAGTTATTCCTTGATCGACTCCGTAACGAGATCACTCGTCTAACCACCGTCAAATCCATCCACATGGTGGCAGTATCGAGGCGAGTAAGTCTCTCTCCGATCCTCCCAAGAGCGATGCCCGTCCTCGCAAATTTCCTCCGGAAGAACCAAAGATCACTCAAGATCTCAACCCTCCGATGCCTGGAGAGCATCTTCACGAATTTTGCTGA TGACATTTCAAATGAGATGATGGGTTCAGTAATAGAGGAGATACCCCACCTAATCAATGATGCCGACCTTCATATTACCCAGCTGTGTATGCAACTACTTGTACTCATGCTACAACTCCCTATATCCAGCAATGTAAAGCAAGGATTACTGGTGGAAACACTTccaaatatttaccaaataatCAAGTCACCTCTGTTACAAG GAGCAGCTCTCAACGCAGTCCTAGATTTCTTCCGCATCCTCATCACGATCAGTGAGAGGCAGAAGGAGATTGGTGATCCTCCTCTCGTAGCGTTCCGTGATGTCCTCCGATCTCTCATCGAGCCAATTTATCCACAAAAATCCTCTTCTTCCAAGCCACGTTTATCCTCTTCACCACAAGGACAAACAACATCACTACACAAGCAAGCTTTCCATTCAACAG CTAAATGCATCGCCACCCTCGTTGTCGCAAGCCCTGGTGAATGTGAGTTGATTGTTCGTCAGTTCATGTTGGATGTTGAGAATCAAAAGTCGACTGATTCGATCCGGATGTTCGTTCTTCTTTCACTCGGAGAGATCGGACAACGAGTTAATCTCGTTTCCTTCCCTGAACTTGAAAGG GTTGTCATTGGAGCATTTGCAGCAACGAATGAAGAAGTAAAATCAGCTGCATCGTTCTCACTTGGCAGGATCTGTATCGGAAACCTCCAACATTATCTTCCAGGGATGCTTAAGCAGATTCAGATGCAG TCCAAGAGCCAATACCTTCTGCTCCACTCGTTAAAAGAAACCATCACATTCTCCACACAAGAAGCGTTGGAAGAATTTATGGAAAATATTTGGGAATTGTTGGTTCGGTTCGCGGAAAGCCCGGAGGAAG GAACAAGAAATGTTGTTGCTGAATGTCTCGGCCGATTAACGCTGATACATCCCGATCATTTGCTCCCAAAACTGAAAGGATTCCTCTCCTCTGAATCACCAAAGGTCCGGAGCACCGTGGTGTCGGCTGTCAAAGTGACGATCACGGATCAACCTCGGCCCATAGATCCTCTTCTGAAAGCTTGTTTTGGGGACTTCCTTGTCCTCCTCGAG GATCCTGATATTAATGTACGACGTGTGACCCTCACGCTTCTAAACTCAGCTGCTCATAATAAATCTGCTCTAATAAAAGATTTGCTGCCTGAAACATTGCCCAAACTATATGGGGAAACTAGAATTCGTAAAGAACTTATCag GGAAGTGTTGATGGGCCCATTCCGACACACAGTAGATGATGGTCTTGATGTAAGAAAAGCAGCTTTCGAATGCATGTACACGCTACTTGAGTCTTCTGTAACGCAACTGGATATTTTCCAATTTCTAACTTATGTGGAAAATGGACTGAAAGACAGCTATGATATAAAG ATGCTTACCTTTTTAATGTTGGTTCGACTTGCTAATTTATGTCCAACAGCGGTGCTACAACATGTTGATAAACTGGTTGAACCACTGCGTGCAACATGTAGTGTAAAA GTAAAAGCTGACTCTGTGAAACAAGAGTTTGAGAAGCAAGATGAATTGAAACGTTCTGCATTAAGAGCAGTGAATGCTTTGCTCACAATACCAGAAGCTGATAAATCGCCTGCTATGAGTGAATTCCTTGCACAG GTACGGTCTAGTTCAGACTTATCCGCGATGTTTGAAAGTGTACAGAACGATTCCTCATCTGCCACATCCATGGTAACATTGGAGGCAATGGACACAAGCTAG